In the Sedimentisphaera cyanobacteriorum genome, GACAAGAACTGGACAGATGACGATGAGGTTACAGTTTCTGCATCTCTGTATCTATTGATTCGTGAAGCGGACGTATCGCCAAAGCAGTTTGTTTGTCCTTCAAGCAATCAGTTTGAATTTACAGGCGAAAAGATGGATGAAGGCGCAGGTTCTAACATCGTTGAGCTTACAGACATCTGGGACTTCGGAGACGGCGACGGCAACCTGAGCGCGAACAATACAGAGAGCCCGAGAAACTGCTGCAGCTATGCCTATCACTACCCGTATCAGGATGCAGCGAACTTCTCTTACCCGCTTACTGCAAGCAGCAAGTCTGGAAAGGCAGTTCTTGCAGACAGAAGCCCCTGGTATGACAACAACCTTGAAGATTCAAGCAGCCCTGACAACGACAACTACATCACAATGATTGATCAGCTGAATCTCGGCCAGAACCCGCAGGATGACGATTGGTCAAGCATTACAAAGTGGAAAAGAGAAATCAACAACTCTAACGCACACCAGCGTGAAGGACAGAATGTTCTTTTTGCTGACGGGCACACTGCTTTCGAGAAGAGGCCGGATGTTGGTATCCAGAACGATAATATCTACTGCGCATTCGACGGCGGAAGCGCTGATGAGTGGGATGCAGTAGGAAGAAGAATCGGTGCTGACTGGTCTAACAAGAGACTTTCTCCAGGCGAGAACAACATAAGGGTTAAAAGCGAAGAAGACAACGTTCTTGTGAACGACATCAAAGAGCTTTAATTAGCTGATTAGCTTTTAAGCACGATTATAGAAGGCTGCAGGCGATATGCTTGCAGCCTTTTTTTGTCTTGAACCAATCAATCTGAACAAGGCAGCCCCCTTATGCATAACAGGCAAAGGGGAAAATTAGCTGACTGTTTAACTCAGAAAATTCAATCAATGAGCTCTGGTATGAAAGTGAAAGCGGAAAAAAATTGTTTTTTCCGTAAAAACCCGCCCTCCTTCAAACATATATAGATGTAACGAACCATTATTATAACAGAAAACATTAGGAGACAAAATGAAACGCAAAATCAGCTTATTTGTTCT is a window encoding:
- a CDS encoding type II secretion system protein; translation: MKRKGFTLIELLVVIAIIAMLMAILMPALGRVRRMAQQLVCGTNLSGLGKACVLYANDNDEDYPIAGGKGDNSWTSQGFMTDWNQVDKNWTDDDEVTVSASLYLLIREADVSPKQFVCPSSNQFEFTGEKMDEGAGSNIVELTDIWDFGDGDGNLSANNTESPRNCCSYAYHYPYQDAANFSYPLTASSKSGKAVLADRSPWYDNNLEDSSSPDNDNYITMIDQLNLGQNPQDDDWSSITKWKREINNSNAHQREGQNVLFADGHTAFEKRPDVGIQNDNIYCAFDGGSADEWDAVGRRIGADWSNKRLSPGENNIRVKSEEDNVLVNDIKEL